From the Anaeromyxobacter dehalogenans 2CP-1 genome, the window AGATGGTCGGCGAGAGCCCGCGGAGGGTGTCGTACTTCGGCTTCTCCATCTGCCCGAGGAACTGCCGGGCGTAGGAGGAGAGCGACTCGACGTAACGGCGCTGGCCCTCGGCGTAGAGGGTGTCGAAGGCGAGCGAGGACTTGCCGGATCCGGAGACGCCCGTGAAGACCACCAGCTTCTTCTTGGGGATCTCGAACGTGACCGACTTCAGGTTGTGCTCGCGCGCCCCCTTGACGGAGATGAACTCGGGCTCGCTCATGAAGCGGTCTACTTAACGGAGGATTCCGACATTGGCCAGCGCCGCTGGCCGGGGGGCGGCGCGCCTTCCGCGTTTCCCGCGAAGGTGATAGCACCGACTGGCCCATGGCCCCTCCCGAGCTCCCTGCCGGCGCGCTCGCGCCGAGCGACGCGACGCCCGCCCGGGCGGCGGGAGGGGTGGCCGGCGGGCGCTCGCCCGATCGCGTGCGGCTGCGCCGGCGGGCCCGCGCGCTCCTGTTCGCCTCGGCGGTGCTGTTCGGGGCCTCGGCGGCGCTCGCCAAGCTGGCGGCGCGGCAGGGCATGTCCGGGGGGCAGGCCACGCTGGTCCGGTTCGCGATCGGGCTCGCCGCGGTGCTGGCGCTGTTCCGGGCGCGCCCCGGCACGTTCCGGCCGCACCGCAAGGACCTCCTCTTCGCGAGGGGCCTCTTCGGCGGGGTGGCGGCGCTGCTCTACTTCCTCGCCATCGAGCGCATCCCGGCGGGCGAGGCCACGCTGCTCAACAACACCTTCCCCATCTGGGCGGTGCTGCTCTCGTTGTTCGTGCTGAACGAGCGCCCCACGGTGCACCTGTGGATCGCGCTCGCGGTGGCGAGCGCGGGGGTGTGGCTGGTGCTGGGCGGCGGGAGCGTCCGCCTCGGCCTGGGCTGGGGCGAGGGGCTCGGCATCGTGTCCGGCGTGCTGGGCGGCGCGGCCGTCACCGCCATCCGCGCGCTCCGCCCCACCGACAACGCCCCGACCATCTTCTTCTCGTTCTCGGTGGGCGGCCTGCTCGTGTCGCTGCCGTTCGCGCTCCACGCCTGGCCGTCGGCGCCCGGCGCCTACCTGGCGGCGCTGGGCGTCGGGGCGGTCGCGTTCCTGGCGCAGCTCTCCATGACCGAGGCCTACGGGGCGCTCTCGGTGCCCGAGGCGGCGCTCTGGCAGCAGCTCACGCCCATCGCCAGCTACCTGTGGGCGCTCTCGCTGGGCGAGCGGCTCTCGCTCGCGACCGTGCTCGGCGTGCTGCTGGGCCTGGGCGGCATCCTCTACGGCAGCCTGCTCGGCCACGCGCCGCGCGAGGCCCGCTCGCGCGAGGCGCGGATGGCCGAGGGCCTGCCGGCGGAGGAGCCGTGACGCCCGAGCCCGCCGCCGTGCCCGCCGCCCCCGCGCGCAGCGCCGGGGCCCCGCGGCCCCAGCCGCGCTGGCTCGCGCGCCTCGAGCTGCTCGGGGCGGCGCTCTCCTTCGGGCTCATGGCGGTGCTGGCGCGGCGGCTCTCGCGCGGCGGCGCGGCGTTCTCGGCCGGCCAGCTCACCGTCATCCGGTTCGTGGTAGGCGCGGCGGTGTCGCTGGTCGCGTTCCGCGTCCGCCCCGCGCTGTACCGGCCGCACGACCTCCGCCTGCTGTGGACGCGCGGCGTGTCCGGCGGGATCGTGGTGGTGCTGTACTTCCTCGCGCTCGCGCGCATCCCGGCCGGCGAGGCCGGCATGCTCTACAACCTGTTCCCGGTCATCGCGACCGCGCTCAGCATCCGCGCGTTCGGCGAGCGCCCCACCGTGCACCTGGTGCTGGCGCTGCTGGTCGCGACCGGCGGCGTGGTGCTGGTGCTCGGGAACGGGTCGCTCGCGCTCGGGGTGGGGCTGGGCGAGGCGCTCGCGGTCGGGGCCGCGGTGTTCGCCGCGTTCTCGTCGGTCGTCATCCGCGCCATGCGGGCCACCGACAACGCGCCGACCATCTTCTTCTACTTCTGCCTGGGCGGGCTGCCGGTGGCGCTCCCGTTCGCGCTCGGCGCCTGGCCCACCGATCTCACCGCCTGGGCGCTCGCCGCGGGGATGGGGCTCGCCGCCTACGCCGCCCAGGTGCTCATGACCGAGGCGTACGGCGCGCTCTCCATCGGCGAGGCTGCGGTGTGGCTGCAGCTCACGCCGCTCGCGCAGTACGGGCTGGCGGCGCTCCTGCTCGGCGAGCGGGTGAGCGCCGCAGGCATGGCGGGGATGCTGGTGGGCGTGGCCGGGGTGGCCTACGGCACGGTGCTCGGGCATCGGCCCCGCGCGCGCGGCGCCTGATCAGGCGGTCGCGGCGTGCGCGGCCTCGTCCGGCGCGGCCGCGGGGGGCAGGGTGAAGCTCACGGTGGTGCCGGCCCCGGGCGCGCTCTCCGCCCAGATCCGGCCGCCGTGCGCCTCCACCAGCCCCCGCGCGATGGCGAGCCCCAGGCCCGAGCCGCGCCAGCGCGCGGCGCTGCCGCGCTGGAAGCGGTCGAACACGTGCGGCAGGTCCGCGTCGGGGATGCCGGGGCCGGTGTCGCGGACGCGGAAGATCACCGCGCCGTCCGCCTGCGCCTCGGCGGCGAGGCAGACCGCGCCCTCCTCGGTGGCCTTCACCGCGTTCGACGCGACGTTCCCGAGCACCTGCAGCACGCGGTCGCGATCGCACGCGACCGGCGGCAGGCCGGGCGCGGCGGACAGGCACAGGTCGAGCCCCTTCGCCCGCGCGGCCTCGCGGAGCTGGTCGGCCGCCTCGCCCAGCAGATCCGCCGGGTCGCACGGCTCCGGCCGCATCGACAGGCGGCCCTCCTCCAGCGTCTCGAGGTCGAGCAGGTCGTCGATGAGCCGGTTCATGCGGCGGCCGGCGGCGGCGAGCCGCGCGGCGGCGCGCCGGGCCTGCGCGGCCGCCTCCGGGCCGTCGGGCAGCCGGGTCAGCGCGGCGGCGCCCAGCGTCACGGCGGAC encodes:
- a CDS encoding DMT family transporter, yielding MAPPELPAGALAPSDATPARAAGGVAGGRSPDRVRLRRRARALLFASAVLFGASAALAKLAARQGMSGGQATLVRFAIGLAAVLALFRARPGTFRPHRKDLLFARGLFGGVAALLYFLAIERIPAGEATLLNNTFPIWAVLLSLFVLNERPTVHLWIALAVASAGVWLVLGGGSVRLGLGWGEGLGIVSGVLGGAAVTAIRALRPTDNAPTIFFSFSVGGLLVSLPFALHAWPSAPGAYLAALGVGAVAFLAQLSMTEAYGALSVPEAALWQQLTPIASYLWALSLGERLSLATVLGVLLGLGGILYGSLLGHAPREARSREARMAEGLPAEEP
- a CDS encoding DMT family transporter; translation: MTPEPAAVPAAPARSAGAPRPQPRWLARLELLGAALSFGLMAVLARRLSRGGAAFSAGQLTVIRFVVGAAVSLVAFRVRPALYRPHDLRLLWTRGVSGGIVVVLYFLALARIPAGEAGMLYNLFPVIATALSIRAFGERPTVHLVLALLVATGGVVLVLGNGSLALGVGLGEALAVGAAVFAAFSSVVIRAMRATDNAPTIFFYFCLGGLPVALPFALGAWPTDLTAWALAAGMGLAAYAAQVLMTEAYGALSIGEAAVWLQLTPLAQYGLAALLLGERVSAAGMAGMLVGVAGVAYGTVLGHRPRARGA